In Deinococcus ruber, the genomic window TTCCCCAGCGGCTCGCGGGCCGCAGCACCAGCACGATCAGCACCGCCGCTGCGATGGCGAGCAGTCCGGCGCGGACCCGGAAGACTGGAATAGCCGCCGTTGCCAGCCACAGCGCCCACCACAGCCACTCGTGCCGCGCCAGCGTACTCAGCCTGCCCCGCGACAGCAGACGCGGCAGCCCCAGCATCAGCAGCGCCGCGATGCCTGCCAGATGAACTGCCACGTCGCCGCCCTTGACCTCGATCAGCGCGGCGTCGGTGCCGGGAAGACGCGGAATGGCTCCGCCGAACAGCTGCACCGCCAGCGTGGCGAGCGGCGCACACACCAGAAAGATCGGCACGAATCGCAGATAGGTCGCGGCGATCTGTGTGACCGCGCCGAAGCGGATCAGCAGTGCGGCCACTGCCAGCGCAAACAGTCCGTAACCCCACAGCACGGCGTCGCGCAGCGAGATCAGGCCATAGATGCCGACCTGCGGAACGGTGGCGGTCAGTCCGATCAGCAGATAGATGCCCAGCAGGTACGTGAGCGGTGAAGCGGCCAGCACGCGCCAGCGGGTATGCAGAGCCGCCGCCAGCAGGCACAGCAGCAGCGCCGCCTCGCCCACATACAGCGGCGCAACGCCCAGATACGCGAAGCCGCGCCCGAACAGCGCGTACCCGGTCAGGCAGATGCCCAGCGCTCCGAGTGCCAGACGTGGCAGATGGGTGTATAGAAACAGCACGGCAGCCAGTAGGAACGTGACGAGGGCCAGCCCCGCCGCTGCCAGTGGCTGCGTCACCGACAGTGCGCCCAGTGCCAGCGCTGCTGCTCCGGCCAGCAGGCCCACCGTCGTTCCAGGCCGTCTTCCGGAGGCCGGGCGCTGAGAGGGCCACCCGGCGCGGCCCGCAGAACTCAGCGTGAACCGCTGCATACGTTTCTCTGCATGATCGGGTTTCCTGGCTGCATAGTCGGGACTCCTGGACAGGTCTGGTTCCGAAGTCTGGTCGGAGCCGGAGCGGCGGGCGGCACAGGTCTTCCAGTCATGCCCCAACTGTTCCCCGGCAGGCGCTAACAAAAAATTAATGGCCCCGCCGCTGTCTGCGCTGGGGGCACGCATACGGCATGCCTGAAGGTGTTGTGTCGCCGCCTGCCGCTGCAACGAAGCGTTGACGCCCACCCGTCCACGCTGAAACGGCCTGAGAAGCGGGCGCAGGCAGCAGGCGCGGCAGAGCAGACACTCGGCCAGACAGGCAATCAGCAGACTTCAGAGGAGACGTATGAGGAAACAGAGGTGGTGGCTCGCCGCGACGTGTGCGGCGGTGCTGGGGCTGGCCGGGTGTTCCGATCAATCGGTGCCTCAGAGCGGCGATTCCGCTGCGGCGGGCCAGGAAACACAGGCCGACCCCTATGCGGGCGGCAAAACCTATCCCTGGAGTGACCGCCTTGACCCGTCCAGCGACGCGGCGAGCATTCCGGGCGGCTTTCCCTGGACAGGCTTTCACGCGAGTTCCGGGGGGCTGAAGACGGCAGCCGTGGGCAGCGGCGACACCGCGTATCTGTCCGATCTGAGCTGGACGAGCGCCAAGAATGCCTGGGGGCCGATTGAAAAGGACATGAGCAACGGCGAACAGGGCAGCGGCGACGGCCACCCGCTGACCATCGGCGGGCAGGTATACGCCAAGGGGCTGGGCACGCATGCCAGTTCCGAAGTCAATTACGCCCTGAACGGCCTGTGTACCACTTTCAGCGCCAGCATCGGGGTCGACGACGAGGTGGGCACACGCGGCAGCGTGGTGTTCGAGGTCTGGAACGGAACGACCACCAGGCTGTACAGCAGCGCCCTTCTGACCGGCAACGATCCGGCCACCGCCATCAGCGTAGACGTGACGAACGTGCAGAATCTGCGGCTGGTCGTGACCGACGGCGGCAACGGCATCAACAACGATCACGCCGACTGGGCCGACGCTCAGATCGTGTGCCCTCAGAAACCCCTGAGCGGTCAGACCTATCTTTCCGACCTGATGTGGACGAGCGCTCAGAGCGGCTGGGGGCCAATCGAGCGCGATATGAGCAACGGCGACAAGCTGAGCGGCGACGGGCACCCGCTGACCATCGGCGGGCAGGTGTATGCCAAGGGACTGGGCGTCCACGCGCTCTCGACCATCACCTACGCGCTGTCGGCTCAGTGCAGCGCCTTCGACGCGCAGGTGGGGCTGGACGACGAAGTGACCGACCACGGTAGCGTCGTCTTTCAGGTATTCGGAGACGGCACCCTGCTCTTCGATAGCGGCGTGCTGCACGGCATAGACGCGCCCAAAGCGCTGTCGGTCAACCTGAGTGGCGTGCAGGAACTCAAACTGGTGGTGGGTGACAGCGGCAACGGCATCACCAACGATCACGCCGACTGGGGCGACGCCAAACTGACCTGCTCGACCGATACCACCGCGCCTGCCACGCCCGCCAACCTGACGGCGCTTCCGGGCACGGGCAGCGTGGCGCTCGACTGGAACGACAATACCGAGAGCGATCTGGTGGGCTACCGGGTGTCCCGCGCTGCCCAGGCGAGTGGCCCGTATACCCTGCTGACCGCCCAGCCCATCACGGTTTCGGCGTATACCGACACGGCGGCGGGCAGCGCCCAGGTGTTCTATCAGGTGGTGGCCGTCGACCGCAGCGGCAACGCGTCTGCGCCTGCCAGCATCAGCGCGACGCCCAGCAGCGGAACTCCGAAGATCGTCACCGAGAATCCTGACGCCTTTCCCTTCCCCGACCGCCTGGTGTTCAGCCGGATCGGCAGCCTGAGCAGCCCGCCCAGCAACGCCGTCCACGACCTCAGCACGCTGCGGGTGAAGAACACCGGCACTGGCCCGCTGACCATTACCGGGCTGAATATCGTCGGGACCTGGGTGCTCGACCCGGCCATTCCGCTGCCCACCAACGTGGCGGCGGGCGGCACGCTGAATGTGCGGCTGCGTTTTACCGCCCAGACGAACAAGGTGAACATGGGTACGCTCACGGTGGTGTCCAACGATCCCACCACGCCCAACCTGAGTATTCAGCTCGCGGGCCTGTGGCAGAGCCTGCCGGAGAACAATCAGGAACCCAACCCGCTCCAGATTCGTGACGCCTTCGGGTATACCTTCAGCTTTCTGGGCGGCGAGCCCGGCCTCAATCAGGACGGTCTGGTACGCCCGCAGGGAGACGAGGTGATCGCGCCGTACTGGCAGCGGGCCGACCTGAGCCAGCCGGTCACGGTGCGCCAGCTCGCCGCCTACCACACCCAGGGCAATACCGGCACGCTGTACTGGCACGACAAGGCCAGCAGCTCGGCCACCGCGCTGTTCACGCATATTGCCGACGACGCCCAGACGATCTTTCCGCGCATCAGCGGCGGCCTTCCTGCGGTCACGACCTTCACGCCCACTGCCACCTTCGGGCTGCGGGTGGACGGCGAGTGGAGCGATCCGCGCCGCAACAGTCAGACTGCCGACCGCAGCAACGGCTGTGCGCGTCCATGCGGGCAGCATCTGCGCTTCTGGCCGATCAAGGACAGGGCAGGAGCGCTGGTGCCCAACACCTACATGCTGATCATGGATTACAGCGGCATCAATTACGACTACAACGACATGATCTACTTCATCAGCAACGTCCGGCCCGCGCCGATCCTGCTGAACGTGGGCGGCGCGACCTACTCTGCCCCGAACGGCGACGTGTGGCTCTCGGACAAGGACCAGAACGGCGACGCGCCCTACACGCCCAGCACAGCGGTCGCTCAGGGCAGCCAGACCTCGACCACGCCGATAGCAGGCACCGACAACCCCGTGCTGTACCGCACCTCACGCGGCGACCTGGGGGCCACGACGCCGCAGAGTTCGCGCCTGCTCACCTTCAACGTGCCGATCAACAACGGGACCTACCTGGTGAAACTGCACTTTGCCGATCTGACGTGGACGGCCCCCGGTCAGCGGGTTTTCGATGTCAGTCTGGAAGGCCAGCTGCGAATCGCCAATCTCGACATCGTGGCGAGTGCCGGAGGCGGCAACACGGCGCTGGTGGTTCCCATCGACAACGTGCAGGTCAGAGACGGCAAGCTCACC contains:
- a CDS encoding O-antigen ligase family protein, which produces MQRFTLSSAGRAGWPSQRPASGRRPGTTVGLLAGAAALALGALSVTQPLAAAGLALVTFLLAAVLFLYTHLPRLALGALGICLTGYALFGRGFAYLGVAPLYVGEAALLLCLLAAALHTRWRVLAASPLTYLLGIYLLIGLTATVPQVGIYGLISLRDAVLWGYGLFALAVAALLIRFGAVTQIAATYLRFVPIFLVCAPLATLAVQLFGGAIPRLPGTDAALIEVKGGDVAVHLAGIAALLMLGLPRLLSRGRLSTLARHEWLWWALWLATAAIPVFRVRAGLLAIAAAVLIVLVLRPASRWGKPAALVVLLLTLALAFNVTARVGEDRNTISAEALLLNIQSIAGSSGEGYRDGTRGWRLRWWTEITHYTFGGPYFWTGKGYGINLADADGFQLGDHSLRSPHNGHLTILARSGVPGFAAWIVLQLTFALSLLRAYLRAQRNGQTLWARLNLFTLAYWAAFMVNASFDVYLEGPQGGIWFWCVFGFGLALLEVQRRAGANAAATPAAPPALPGAAA
- a CDS encoding NPCBM/NEW2 domain-containing protein; amino-acid sequence: MRKQRWWLAATCAAVLGLAGCSDQSVPQSGDSAAAGQETQADPYAGGKTYPWSDRLDPSSDAASIPGGFPWTGFHASSGGLKTAAVGSGDTAYLSDLSWTSAKNAWGPIEKDMSNGEQGSGDGHPLTIGGQVYAKGLGTHASSEVNYALNGLCTTFSASIGVDDEVGTRGSVVFEVWNGTTTRLYSSALLTGNDPATAISVDVTNVQNLRLVVTDGGNGINNDHADWADAQIVCPQKPLSGQTYLSDLMWTSAQSGWGPIERDMSNGDKLSGDGHPLTIGGQVYAKGLGVHALSTITYALSAQCSAFDAQVGLDDEVTDHGSVVFQVFGDGTLLFDSGVLHGIDAPKALSVNLSGVQELKLVVGDSGNGITNDHADWGDAKLTCSTDTTAPATPANLTALPGTGSVALDWNDNTESDLVGYRVSRAAQASGPYTLLTAQPITVSAYTDTAAGSAQVFYQVVAVDRSGNASAPASISATPSSGTPKIVTENPDAFPFPDRLVFSRIGSLSSPPSNAVHDLSTLRVKNTGTGPLTITGLNIVGTWVLDPAIPLPTNVAAGGTLNVRLRFTAQTNKVNMGTLTVVSNDPTTPNLSIQLAGLWQSLPENNQEPNPLQIRDAFGYTFSFLGGEPGLNQDGLVRPQGDEVIAPYWQRADLSQPVTVRQLAAYHTQGNTGTLYWHDKASSSATALFTHIADDAQTIFPRISGGLPAVTTFTPTATFGLRVDGEWSDPRRNSQTADRSNGCARPCGQHLRFWPIKDRAGALVPNTYMLIMDYSGINYDYNDMIYFISNVRPAPILLNVGGATYSAPNGDVWLSDKDQNGDAPYTPSTAVAQGSQTSTTPIAGTDNPVLYRTSRGDLGATTPQSSRLLTFNVPINNGTYLVKLHFADLTWTAPGQRVFDVSLEGQLRIANLDIVASAGGGNTALVVPIDNVQVRDGKLTIDLKASVDFPSLSGIEIVR